Proteins encoded by one window of Geobacter sp. DSM 9736:
- the rplO gene encoding 50S ribosomal protein L15, with translation MELNSIKPAAGASKNRKRIGRGTGSGHGKTATKGHKGQKARSGGSVKPGFEGGQMPMQRRLPKRGFNPLARKEYSLVNLGQLDIFESGSKIDAGALIEAGLIKRIGDGIKVLAKGELTKALTVKAHKFSATAREKIAAAGGTVEEI, from the coding sequence ATGGAACTCAACAGCATTAAACCGGCAGCAGGAGCATCTAAAAACAGAAAACGCATCGGCAGGGGTACTGGTTCCGGTCACGGCAAGACTGCTACAAAGGGTCATAAGGGACAAAAAGCCCGTAGCGGCGGCAGCGTCAAGCCTGGGTTCGAGGGTGGTCAAATGCCCATGCAGCGCCGTCTTCCGAAAAGGGGCTTCAATCCACTGGCCCGCAAGGAATATTCGCTCGTTAACTTGGGGCAACTGGACATTTTCGAGAGCGGCAGCAAGATAGATGCCGGGGCACTCATAGAAGCCGGCCTCATAAAGAGGATCGGTGACGGAATCAAGGTGCTAGCCAAAGGGGAACTTACTAAGGCACTTACAGTCAAGGCTCACAAGTTCAGCGCCACCGCCCGTGAGAAGATAGCTGCCGCAGGCGGAACCGTCGAGGAGATATAG
- the rpmD gene encoding 50S ribosomal protein L30, whose translation MAEFKIKLIKSHIGKPPKQKAVLNGMGLNKLNKIVVLQDTPEIRGMIRKVSHLVKIEE comes from the coding sequence ATGGCAGAATTCAAGATAAAACTGATCAAAAGCCACATCGGGAAACCGCCCAAGCAGAAGGCGGTCCTCAATGGCATGGGGCTCAACAAGCTCAATAAAATAGTGGTATTACAGGATACCCCTGAGATTCGCGGAATGATCAGGAAGGTATCTCACCTGGTCAAAATCGAAGAGTAA
- the rpsE gene encoding 30S ribosomal protein S5, with protein sequence MLKINPSELNLTDRVVHINRVAKVVKGGRRFSFSALVVVGDGNGHVGYGLGKANEVPEAIRKGVEQAKKNLIKVPIVEGHTIPYEIEGHFGAGKVLMMPASAGTGVIAGGAARAVFESAGVNNILAKCLGSNNPHNVVKAAFAGLKSLRSPEEIMARRGMAE encoded by the coding sequence TTGCTTAAGATCAATCCCAGCGAACTTAATCTGACGGACCGCGTCGTCCATATAAATCGTGTCGCCAAGGTCGTTAAAGGGGGGCGTCGCTTCAGCTTCTCCGCTCTTGTTGTGGTAGGTGACGGTAATGGCCATGTAGGTTATGGACTAGGCAAGGCTAACGAAGTCCCTGAGGCTATCAGGAAAGGGGTGGAGCAGGCGAAGAAGAATCTTATCAAGGTTCCTATCGTCGAAGGACACACTATTCCCTACGAGATCGAAGGGCACTTTGGAGCAGGCAAGGTTCTTATGATGCCGGCCTCTGCAGGTACAGGTGTCATTGCCGGCGGGGCAGCGCGTGCTGTATTTGAATCAGCAGGCGTAAATAATATTCTGGCCAAATGTCTCGGGTCGAACAATCCCCATAACGTTGTTAAAGCAGCTTTCGCCGGTCTGAAGAGCTTGAGGAGTCCGGAAGAGATTATGGCTCGTCGGGGCATGGCTGAGTAA
- the rplR gene encoding 50S ribosomal protein L18: MSSLAKKQSARIKRQVRVRKKIRGTSDRPRLNVFKSARHIYAQLVDDTTGATLVAASTLIEEVTSGLKYTGNIEAARKVGAVIAERALGKDIKSVVFDRNGFLYHGRVKALAEAAREKGLSF; this comes from the coding sequence TTGAGTTCTCTCGCAAAAAAACAATCTGCCCGTATCAAGCGACAGGTCAGGGTCCGGAAAAAGATCCGCGGAACATCCGATCGTCCGCGGCTCAATGTCTTCAAGAGTGCGCGGCATATTTATGCCCAGCTTGTGGATGACACTACCGGTGCTACCCTCGTTGCCGCATCGACTCTTATCGAGGAAGTCACTTCCGGTCTGAAGTACACCGGCAATATTGAGGCGGCACGCAAGGTAGGTGCTGTCATAGCAGAGCGCGCCCTAGGCAAGGACATTAAGTCGGTGGTTTTCGACAGGAACGGCTTCCTGTACCACGGCAGAGTTAAAGCATTGGCCGAGGCCGCACGAGAGAAAGGGTTATCCTTTTAG
- the rplF gene encoding 50S ribosomal protein L6 translates to MSRIGKRPIEVPKGVKIAFNDSVFKVEGPKGSLSRKVMDCVAIEISDSSVQVTRNSNDIQSRSAHGLTRTLINNMIVGVTKGFETALEINGVGYRAEAKGDVLNLSLGYSHPINFPLPKGISVEVDKMTKILVKGIDKELVGQTAAKIRSFRGPEPYKGKGIKYATETILRKAGKTGKK, encoded by the coding sequence ATGTCCAGGATCGGCAAACGCCCCATTGAAGTTCCCAAGGGGGTTAAAATAGCATTCAACGATTCGGTGTTTAAGGTCGAAGGTCCTAAAGGCAGTCTTTCCCGCAAGGTTATGGATTGTGTAGCCATCGAGATTTCCGATAGCTCCGTTCAGGTCACGCGAAACAGCAACGACATTCAATCGCGGTCTGCTCATGGCCTAACCAGGACGCTGATCAATAACATGATTGTCGGAGTAACCAAAGGTTTCGAGACCGCTCTTGAAATCAATGGCGTCGGGTACCGTGCAGAAGCCAAGGGAGATGTCCTTAATCTGAGCCTCGGGTATTCACATCCGATCAACTTCCCGCTTCCTAAAGGGATCAGCGTGGAAGTTGATAAGATGACCAAGATCCTGGTTAAAGGCATTGATAAGGAGCTTGTTGGTCAAACCGCTGCCAAAATCAGATCCTTCCGCGGTCCCGAGCCCTACAAGGGCAAGGGTATTAAGTACGCCACTGAAACCATCCTGAGGAAAGCCGGAAAGACCGGTAAAAAATAG
- the rpsH gene encoding 30S ribosomal protein S8: MSMTDPIADMLTRIRNGVMAKLQKVDIPSSNMKVSLAGVLKAEGFIKNYKVIADQKQGILRVYLKYIDEKDSIITEIKRISKPGGRRYVKSDAIPSVKNGMGVAILSTSKGIITDKAAREAGVGGEIICTVW; the protein is encoded by the coding sequence ATGTCGATGACTGATCCCATTGCCGATATGCTGACCCGCATAAGAAACGGCGTTATGGCAAAATTGCAGAAGGTGGATATTCCATCGTCCAACATGAAGGTAAGCCTTGCCGGAGTTCTCAAAGCAGAAGGTTTCATCAAGAATTATAAGGTGATCGCTGACCAGAAACAGGGAATTCTCCGGGTTTACCTAAAGTACATCGACGAGAAGGATTCCATCATCACCGAGATCAAGCGGATCAGCAAGCCCGGTGGGCGGCGCTATGTAAAGAGCGATGCCATCCCCAGTGTTAAAAACGGTATGGGAGTCGCGATTCTTTCGACCTCTAAGGGGATCATTACCGACAAGGCAGCACGGGAAGCCGGCGTCGGTGGCGAAATCATCTGCACCGTCTGGTAA
- a CDS encoding type Z 30S ribosomal protein S14, giving the protein MAKKSMIIKAQRGSKFKVREYNRCPLCGRPRAYYRKFDMCRICLRKLASNGQIPGVIKSSW; this is encoded by the coding sequence GTGGCTAAGAAATCAATGATAATCAAGGCGCAGCGAGGCAGTAAGTTCAAGGTTCGTGAATATAACCGTTGCCCCTTGTGCGGCAGGCCTCGGGCATATTACCGCAAGTTTGATATGTGCAGGATCTGTCTGAGGAAGCTCGCATCCAACGGGCAGATTCCCGGCGTTATCAAATCAAGCTGGTAA
- the rplE gene encoding 50S ribosomal protein L5 translates to MARLKELYHTELVPRLMKEFNYKSVMQVPRLEKVVINMGLGEAIQNVKILDSAVEELAAISGQKAVITKAKKSIASFKLRQGMPIGCMVTLRKERMYEFLDRLINVAIPRIRDFKGVSGKAFDGAGNYSLGIKEQLIFPEINYDKIDKIKGMNITIVTNAKNDEEGKALLKLLGMPFRN, encoded by the coding sequence ATGGCTAGGCTTAAGGAGCTTTATCATACAGAACTGGTTCCCCGGTTGATGAAGGAATTCAATTACAAGAGTGTAATGCAGGTTCCGAGACTGGAGAAAGTTGTTATAAACATGGGGCTCGGCGAAGCTATACAGAATGTCAAGATTCTAGACTCTGCCGTTGAAGAGCTGGCTGCCATTTCCGGACAGAAAGCCGTGATTACCAAGGCAAAAAAGTCCATAGCGAGTTTCAAGCTGCGTCAGGGTATGCCCATCGGGTGCATGGTAACCCTTCGTAAGGAGCGGATGTATGAGTTCCTCGATCGTCTGATCAACGTTGCAATTCCACGCATCAGGGATTTTAAAGGGGTTTCCGGCAAAGCGTTCGATGGTGCCGGTAACTACTCGCTCGGTATCAAGGAGCAGTTGATCTTTCCGGAAATCAACTATGACAAAATCGATAAAATCAAGGGCATGAACATCACCATCGTTACCAATGCCAAAAACGATGAAGAAGGTAAGGCTTTGCTTAAACTTCTTGGAATGCCTTTCAGGAATTAA
- the rplX gene encoding 50S ribosomal protein L24: protein MLGKNLHVKKGDTVMVVAGKDKNKSGKIIQILPKKDGVLVEGLNVVKRHTRARGNEPGGILEKEAPIHISNVMLYCGKCRKPVRTKINVLEDGKKARVCTKCGEAFDK from the coding sequence ATGCTCGGCAAGAATCTGCACGTGAAAAAAGGCGACACCGTCATGGTGGTAGCCGGCAAAGATAAAAACAAATCCGGGAAAATCATACAGATTCTCCCGAAAAAGGACGGCGTCCTCGTCGAGGGTCTCAATGTCGTCAAGCGGCACACCCGCGCCCGTGGTAACGAGCCGGGCGGGATCCTGGAAAAGGAAGCTCCGATTCATATATCGAACGTCATGCTGTACTGCGGCAAATGCCGCAAGCCAGTTCGTACAAAGATCAACGTTCTTGAGGATGGTAAAAAGGCTCGTGTCTGCACCAAGTGCGGCGAAGCTTTCGATAAATAG
- the rplN gene encoding 50S ribosomal protein L14: MIQMQTILDVADNSGAKKLFCIKVLGGSKRKYASIGDIIVASVKEAIPNSKVKKGDVVKAVVVRTAKEIGRPDGSYIRFDDNSGVVINNQKEPVGTRIFGPVARELRAKKFMKIISLAPEVL, translated from the coding sequence ATGATACAGATGCAAACCATACTTGATGTAGCTGACAATTCTGGGGCCAAAAAGCTCTTTTGCATTAAGGTGCTTGGTGGTTCAAAAAGAAAATATGCCAGCATCGGCGACATAATTGTAGCGTCGGTTAAGGAAGCTATCCCCAATTCTAAGGTTAAGAAGGGGGATGTGGTAAAGGCTGTCGTCGTCAGGACCGCCAAGGAAATCGGCCGGCCAGATGGCTCCTATATCCGTTTCGACGACAACTCGGGCGTCGTCATCAATAACCAGAAGGAACCTGTCGGAACCCGTATTTTCGGGCCGGTAGCCAGGGAACTCAGGGCAAAGAAATTCATGAAAATCATTTCCCTTGCCCCTGAGGTACTTTAA